The Brachyhypopomus gauderio isolate BG-103 chromosome 12, BGAUD_0.2, whole genome shotgun sequence genome window below encodes:
- the LOC143528041 gene encoding inhibin beta B chain: MRKFIVKVLCFVTCVLSILCTPAPDTEPQTVSRETCASCGLGQPDESRQMNVDFLEAVKRHILSRLQMRERPNITHPIPKAAMVTALRKLHSGKVREDGRVEIPNLDGHASYTNEVEEETSEIISFAETDELLSSKASLFFAISNEGNQNLHVFQANLWLYFKLLPVPLEKGSRRKVTVKVYYQEPGVGSKWHLVEKRVELKRGGWHTFPLTDAVQLVFSEGERRQNLDVRCEGCDEAGVQPVLVSPADDAHRPFLVVRARAGDAKHRIRKRGLECDGSSGGLCCRQQFYIDFRLIGWNDWIIAPSGYFGNYCEGNCPAYMAGVPSSASSFHTAVVNQYRLRGMSPGSVNSCCIPTKLSTMSMLYFDDEYNIVKRDVPNMIVEECGCA, translated from the exons ATGAGAAAGTTTATTGTGAAGGTGCTTTGCTTTGTGACTTGCGTTCTCTCTATCCTTTGCACTCCGGCACCGGACACTGAACCCCAAACAGTGTCTCGGGAGACCTGCGCATCTTGTGGCCTCGGGCAGCCGGATGAATCGAGACAGATGAACGTAGATTTCTTGGAGGCTGTGAAACGTCATATTTTGAGCAGAttgcagatgagggagagaccCAACATCACCCACCCTATACCAAAGGCAGCGATGGTGACTGCGCTACGGAAGCTTCACTCTGGAAAAGTGAGAGAGGACGGCAGGGTTGAGATCCCCAACCTTGACGGTCACGCAAGTTACACCAATGAAGTCGAAGAAGAAACTTCAGAAATCATCAGTTTTGCTGAGACAG ATGAGTTGCTGTCATCCAAGGCCAGCCTCTTCTTCGCCATCTCCAACGAGGGCAACCAGAACCTCCACGTCTTCCAGGCGAACCTGTGGCTGTACTTCAAGCTCCTGCCGGTTCCTCTGGAGAAGGGCTCCCGCAGGAAGGTCACGGTGAAGGTGTACTACCAGGAGCCAGGCGTGGGCAGCAAGTGGCACTTGGTGGAGAAGCGCGTGGAGCTGAAACGCGGCGGCTGGCACACCTTCCCGCTGACCGACGCCGTGCAGCTGGTCTTCAGCGAGGGCGAGCGGCGGCAGAACCTGGACGTGCGCTGCGAGGGCTGCGACGAGGCCGGGGTCCAACCCGTGCTGGTCAGCCCGGCCGACGACGCCCACCGCCCCTTCCTGGTGGTGCGAGCGCGAGCGGGTGACGCCAAGCACCGCATACGTAAGCGCGGCCTGGAGTGCGACGGCAGCAGCGGAGGCCTGTGCTGCCGACAGCAGTTCTACATCGACTTCCGCCTCATCGGCTGGAACGACTGGATCATCGCGCCTTCCGGCTATTTCGGGAACTACTGCGAGGGCAACTGCCCGGCATACATGGCCGGCGTGCCGAGCTCGGCGTCCTCCTTCCACACGGCCGTGGTGAACCAGTACCGCCTGCGGGGCATGAGCCCCGGTTCTGTGAACTCTTGCTGCATTCCCACCAAGCTCAGCACCATGTCCATGCTGTACTTCGACGACGAGTACAACATCGTCAAGCGGGACGTGCCCAACATGATCGTGGAGGAGTGCGGCTGCGCTTGA